One Gossypium raimondii isolate GPD5lz chromosome 3, ASM2569854v1, whole genome shotgun sequence genomic window carries:
- the LOC105796819 gene encoding protein ALWAYS EARLY 3 isoform X1, with the protein MAPSRKSKSVNKKFSYVNEVASIKDGDSSAKRSGKRKRKLSDMLGPQWTKEELERFYEAYRKYGKDWKKVATMIRNRSVEMVEALYTMNRAYLSLPEGTASVVGLIAMMTDHYSVMGGSDSEQESNEGMGISRKPQKRSRGKIRDQPSKSSDKPLPDLLQFPSANSGCLSLLKRRRSESRPRAVGKRTPRVPISFSHDKNKGERYFSPIRQGMKLKVDAVDDDVAHEVALALTEASQRGGSPQVSRTPNRKAETPSPVINSERMNADSETTSAKIHGSEVDEDACELSLGSTEADNADYAKDKNYSRNIEGTGTVEVQQKGKRYYRRKPEIEESVNHQEDTKEACSGTEEGQQLCDFKGNFDCEVEDAKTSRASIKGPRKRSKKVLFEGVEDTAFDALQTLADLSLMMPETADTESSVQHKEEKNEVEKTKLKGNHLVPGAKGCASKASRHGKLFGHDVRANPEAKEAHPANVGMRKRRQKSSPYKLQIPKDETDADSQLGESPNIEASGEVKNLLSKGKLSNNVGHPKQGKFVRPPEHASSSTDQGRDLNNLAPSTIQVSSVNQVNLPTKIRSKRKTDVREPAIRKGIKSSDNIVKGKISGPVTLFHDGALDLKEKLCNFLCSYRARRWCAFEWFYSTIDYPWFAKREFVEYLDHVGLGHIPRLTRVEWGVIRSSLGKPRRFSEQFLKEEREKLNQYRESVRRHYAELRAGIGEGLPTDLARPLSVGQRVIAVHPKIREIHDGSVLTVDYSRYRIQFDSPELGVEFVMDVDCMPLNPMENLPASLSRQNAAIRKFVENYNELKMNGQSKESKMEENIKFMQCDNLENANSPSRTSPSTFSVGNLSQPVKVDSSSPNLQLKIGPTETVYTQAINSQPSAVSLVQAREADVEALSQLTRALDKKEAIVSELRRMNDEVLENQKGGDNHIKDSDSFKKQYAAVLLQLNEVNEQVSSALLCLRQRNTYQGTSSGKLLNPSGKIGEQGSQLSSFDAMHHVQESVSHVAEIVESSRRKARSMVDAALKAMSSLRKGGKNIERIEDAIDFVNNQLSLNEFSAPAPRSAAPVDSVRSHDNLTACSSYPFATSHIPEMKLQNLSDQDELKIPSDLISQCVATLLMIQKCTERQFPPGDVAEVLDSAVTSLKPCCSQNLPIYTEIQKCMGIIRNQILALVPTS; encoded by the exons ATGGCTCCATCTAGGAAATCTAAGAGTGTAAATAAGAAGTTTTCTTATGTTAACGAGGTTGCTTCTATTAAAGATGGAGATAGTAGTGCTAAGAGAAGTGGGAAACGG AAAAGGAAGCTATCTGACATGTTAGGGCCTCAATGGACTAAGGAAGAGCTTGAACGTTTCTATGAAGCATATCGTAAGTATGGAAAAGATTGGAAGAAG GTGGCTACTATGATACGTAATCGGTCTGTCGAAATGGTTGAAGCTCTTTACACTATGAACAGG GCCTACTTATCTCTTCCTGAGGGCACTGCTTCTGTGGTTGGGCTCATAGCAATGATGACGGATCATTATTCTGTTATG GGAGGAAGTGACAGTGAACAAGAGAGCAATGAGGGCATGGGAATTTCTAGGAAACCTCAGAAGCGTAGCAGGGGAAAAATTCGAGATCAACCTTCTAAAAGTTCAGATAAGCCGCTTCCAGATCTTTTGCAATTTCCTTCAGCTAATTCAGGTTGCCTGTCATTGTTGAAGAGGAGACGCTCTG AAAGTAGGCCCCGTGCTGTCGGAAAAAGGACTCCTCGTgttcctatttctttttctcatgACAAAAACAAAGGGGAAAGGTATTTTTCACCTATTAGGCAGGGCATGAAACTAAAGGTGGATGCAGTTGATGATGATGTTGCTCATGAGGTAGCACTAGCATTGACGGAGGCATCACAAAGAGGTGGCTCTCCCCAAGTTTCTAGAACACCAAATAGAAAAGCAGAGACGCCTTCACCTGTCATCAACAGTGAAAGGATG AATGCTGACTCAGAAACTACTAGTGCCAAGATTCACGGTAGTGAAGTGGATGAGGATGCTTGTGAATTAAGCTTAGGAAGCACTGAAGCAGATAATGCAGATTATGCTAAAGACAAAAACTATTCAAGGAATATAGAAGGCACTGGTACCGTTGAAGTTCAACAGAAGGGGAAAAGATACTACAGAAGGAAGCCAGAGATTGAGGAAAGTGTAAACCATCAGGAAGACACAAAAGAAGCCTGTAGTGGGACAGAAGAAGGACAACAATTATGTGATTTCAAGGGAAACTTTGATTGTGAGGTTGAAGATGCTAAAACTTCTAGAGCCTCCATCAAGGGTCCaagaaaaagaagtaaaaaggTGTTGTTTGAAGGAG TTGAAGACACTGCCTTCGATGCCCTGCAAACTCTAGCAGATCTGTCCTTGATGATGCCGGAGACTGCTGATACCG AGTCATCTGTGCAGCATAAGgaagagaaaaatgaagttGAGAAGACTAAACTGAAAGGAAATCATCTTGTTCCAGGAGCTAAAGGCTGTGCCTCCAAGGCATCTAGACATGGAAAACTTTTTGGACATGATGTTCGTGCTAATCCTGAAGCAAAGGAGGCACATCCGGCTAATGTTGGAATGAGGAAAAGGAGACAGAAATCCTCACCTTATAAA TTGCAGATACCAAAAGATGAAACTGACGCTGATTCTCAGTTGGGTGAATCTCCAAACATTGAG GCTTCTGGTGAGGTAAAGAATCTTCTGAGTAAAGGTAAACTGTCTAATAATGTTGGACATCCAAAGCAAGGGAAATTTGTGAGACCTCCAGAGCATGCCTCCTCCAGTACTGATCAAGGAAGGGACTTGAACAATTTAGCTCCATCTACTATACAGGTTTCATCTGTTAACCAGGTCAACCTACCGACAAAAATCAGGAGTAAGCGAAAGACGGATGTGCGGGAACCAGCAATTAGGAAGGGTATAAAGTCCTCTGATAATATTGTAAAGGGAAAAATTAGTGGGCCAGTTACATTATTCCATGATGGAGCACTGGATCTGAAG GAAAAGCTTTGTAACTTCCTTTGTTCATACCGAGCACGGAGATGGTGTGCCTTTGAATGGTTCTATAGTACAATTGATTATCCATGGTTCGCTAAAAGGGAGTTTGTGGAGTATTTGGATCATGTAGGATTAGGTCATATTCCTAGATTAACTCGTGTTGAATGGGGTGTAATAAGGAG TTCCCTTGGCAAACCACGGCGGTTTTCTGAGCAATTTTTAAAGGAAGAAAGGGAGAAGCTTAATCAATACCGGGAGTCGGTTAGAAGGCATTATGCTGAACTCCGTGCCGGTATTGGTGAAGGACTTCCAACTGATTTAGCTCGACCTCTATCGGTTGGACAACGTGTCATTGCTGTTCATCCAAAAATTAGAGAGATTCATGATGGAAGTGTGTTAACTGTTGACTATAGTAGATACCGGATTCAGTTTGACAGCCCTGAGCTAGGAGTGGAATTTGTTATG GATGTTGATTGTATGCCTTTAAACCCAATGGAAAATTTGCCTGCTTCCCTTTCAAGACAAAATGCTGCCATCCGTAAATTTGTTGAGAACTACAATGAGCTCAAAATGAATGGGCAGTCAAAAGAAAGCAAGATGGAAGAGAACATCAAGTTTATGCAATGTGATAACTTGGAGAATGCCAATAGTCCATCTCGTACTTCCCCATCAACTTTCAGTGTTGGCAATTTATCACAGCCAGTTAAG GTTGATTCATCAAGTCCTAATTTACAACTTAAAATTGGGCCTACCGAAACTGTTTATACACAAGCAATAAATTCTCAGCCTTCTGCTGTGTCGCTGGTTCAGGCAAGAGAAGCTGATGTTGAAGCACTTTCTCAGTTGACTCGTGCTCTTGATAAAAAG GAGGCCATTGTGTCTGAACTGCGACGTATGAATGATGAGGTGTTGGAAAACCAGAAAGGTGGAGACAACCATATAAAGGATTCAGATTCTTTCAAGAAGCAATATGCTGCTGTTCTCTTACAGTTGAATGAAGTCAATGAACAG GTTTCTTCTGCTCTGTTGTGCTTGAGGCAACGGAATACATATCAAGGGACCTCCTCGGGTAAGCTGCTGAATCCCTCGGGTAAAATTGGTGAGCAAGGCTCTCAGTTGAGCTCTTTTGATGCTATGCATCATGTCCAAGAATCTGTATCCCATGTAGCTGAAATTGTTGAAAGTTCAAGAAGGAAAGCTCGATCAATGGTTGATGCAGCCTTAAAG GCTATGTCATCTTTGAGAAAAGGGGGGAAAAACATTGAGAGGATTGAGGATGCAATAGATTTTGTAAATAACCAGCTTTCATTGAATGAGTTTAGTGCACCTGCTCCGAGGTCTGCGGCCCCAGTAGACTCTGTCCGTAGTCATGATAATCTGACTGCTTGTTCATCATATCCATTTGCAACTAGTCATATACCTGAGATGAAGCTGCAAAATTTGTCAGACCAAGATGAACTTAAAATCCCTTCAGACCTTATTTCGCAATGTGTAGCCACCTTGCTCATGATACAG AAATGTACAGAAAGACAGTTCCCACCAGGAGATGTTGCAGAGGTGCTAGATTCAGCAGTTACAAGTTTGAAGCCATGTTGTTCACAAAATCTACCGATTTACACAGAGATACAGAAATGTATGGGAATTATTAGGAATCAGATATTGGCATTAGTTCCCACATCATGA
- the LOC105796819 gene encoding protein ALWAYS EARLY 3 isoform X2, translating into MAPSRKSKSVNKKFSYVNEVASIKDGDSSAKRSGKRKRKLSDMLGPQWTKEELERFYEAYRKYGKDWKKVATMIRNRSVEMVEALYTMNRAYLSLPEGTASVVGLIAMMTDHYSVMGGSDSEQESNEGMGISRKPQKRSRGKIRDQPSKSSDKPLPDLLQFPSANSGCLSLLKRRRSESRPRAVGKRTPRVPISFSHDKNKGERYFSPIRQGMKLKVDAVDDDVAHEVALALTEASQRGGSPQVSRTPNRKAETPSPVINSERMNADSETTSAKIHGSEVDEDACELSLGSTEADNADYAKDKNYSRNIEGTGTVEVQQKGKRYYRRKPEIEESVNHQEDTKEACSGTEEGQQLCDFKGNFDCEVEDAKTSRASIKGPRKRSKKVLFEGVEDTAFDALQTLADLSLMMPETADTESSVQHKEEKNEVEKTKLKGNHLVPGAKGCASKASRHGKLFGHDVRANPEAKEAHPANVGMRKRRQKSSPYKIPKDETDADSQLGESPNIEASGEVKNLLSKGKLSNNVGHPKQGKFVRPPEHASSSTDQGRDLNNLAPSTIQVSSVNQVNLPTKIRSKRKTDVREPAIRKGIKSSDNIVKGKISGPVTLFHDGALDLKEKLCNFLCSYRARRWCAFEWFYSTIDYPWFAKREFVEYLDHVGLGHIPRLTRVEWGVIRSSLGKPRRFSEQFLKEEREKLNQYRESVRRHYAELRAGIGEGLPTDLARPLSVGQRVIAVHPKIREIHDGSVLTVDYSRYRIQFDSPELGVEFVMDVDCMPLNPMENLPASLSRQNAAIRKFVENYNELKMNGQSKESKMEENIKFMQCDNLENANSPSRTSPSTFSVGNLSQPVKVDSSSPNLQLKIGPTETVYTQAINSQPSAVSLVQAREADVEALSQLTRALDKKEAIVSELRRMNDEVLENQKGGDNHIKDSDSFKKQYAAVLLQLNEVNEQVSSALLCLRQRNTYQGTSSGKLLNPSGKIGEQGSQLSSFDAMHHVQESVSHVAEIVESSRRKARSMVDAALKAMSSLRKGGKNIERIEDAIDFVNNQLSLNEFSAPAPRSAAPVDSVRSHDNLTACSSYPFATSHIPEMKLQNLSDQDELKIPSDLISQCVATLLMIQKCTERQFPPGDVAEVLDSAVTSLKPCCSQNLPIYTEIQKCMGIIRNQILALVPTS; encoded by the exons ATGGCTCCATCTAGGAAATCTAAGAGTGTAAATAAGAAGTTTTCTTATGTTAACGAGGTTGCTTCTATTAAAGATGGAGATAGTAGTGCTAAGAGAAGTGGGAAACGG AAAAGGAAGCTATCTGACATGTTAGGGCCTCAATGGACTAAGGAAGAGCTTGAACGTTTCTATGAAGCATATCGTAAGTATGGAAAAGATTGGAAGAAG GTGGCTACTATGATACGTAATCGGTCTGTCGAAATGGTTGAAGCTCTTTACACTATGAACAGG GCCTACTTATCTCTTCCTGAGGGCACTGCTTCTGTGGTTGGGCTCATAGCAATGATGACGGATCATTATTCTGTTATG GGAGGAAGTGACAGTGAACAAGAGAGCAATGAGGGCATGGGAATTTCTAGGAAACCTCAGAAGCGTAGCAGGGGAAAAATTCGAGATCAACCTTCTAAAAGTTCAGATAAGCCGCTTCCAGATCTTTTGCAATTTCCTTCAGCTAATTCAGGTTGCCTGTCATTGTTGAAGAGGAGACGCTCTG AAAGTAGGCCCCGTGCTGTCGGAAAAAGGACTCCTCGTgttcctatttctttttctcatgACAAAAACAAAGGGGAAAGGTATTTTTCACCTATTAGGCAGGGCATGAAACTAAAGGTGGATGCAGTTGATGATGATGTTGCTCATGAGGTAGCACTAGCATTGACGGAGGCATCACAAAGAGGTGGCTCTCCCCAAGTTTCTAGAACACCAAATAGAAAAGCAGAGACGCCTTCACCTGTCATCAACAGTGAAAGGATG AATGCTGACTCAGAAACTACTAGTGCCAAGATTCACGGTAGTGAAGTGGATGAGGATGCTTGTGAATTAAGCTTAGGAAGCACTGAAGCAGATAATGCAGATTATGCTAAAGACAAAAACTATTCAAGGAATATAGAAGGCACTGGTACCGTTGAAGTTCAACAGAAGGGGAAAAGATACTACAGAAGGAAGCCAGAGATTGAGGAAAGTGTAAACCATCAGGAAGACACAAAAGAAGCCTGTAGTGGGACAGAAGAAGGACAACAATTATGTGATTTCAAGGGAAACTTTGATTGTGAGGTTGAAGATGCTAAAACTTCTAGAGCCTCCATCAAGGGTCCaagaaaaagaagtaaaaaggTGTTGTTTGAAGGAG TTGAAGACACTGCCTTCGATGCCCTGCAAACTCTAGCAGATCTGTCCTTGATGATGCCGGAGACTGCTGATACCG AGTCATCTGTGCAGCATAAGgaagagaaaaatgaagttGAGAAGACTAAACTGAAAGGAAATCATCTTGTTCCAGGAGCTAAAGGCTGTGCCTCCAAGGCATCTAGACATGGAAAACTTTTTGGACATGATGTTCGTGCTAATCCTGAAGCAAAGGAGGCACATCCGGCTAATGTTGGAATGAGGAAAAGGAGACAGAAATCCTCACCTTATAAA ATACCAAAAGATGAAACTGACGCTGATTCTCAGTTGGGTGAATCTCCAAACATTGAG GCTTCTGGTGAGGTAAAGAATCTTCTGAGTAAAGGTAAACTGTCTAATAATGTTGGACATCCAAAGCAAGGGAAATTTGTGAGACCTCCAGAGCATGCCTCCTCCAGTACTGATCAAGGAAGGGACTTGAACAATTTAGCTCCATCTACTATACAGGTTTCATCTGTTAACCAGGTCAACCTACCGACAAAAATCAGGAGTAAGCGAAAGACGGATGTGCGGGAACCAGCAATTAGGAAGGGTATAAAGTCCTCTGATAATATTGTAAAGGGAAAAATTAGTGGGCCAGTTACATTATTCCATGATGGAGCACTGGATCTGAAG GAAAAGCTTTGTAACTTCCTTTGTTCATACCGAGCACGGAGATGGTGTGCCTTTGAATGGTTCTATAGTACAATTGATTATCCATGGTTCGCTAAAAGGGAGTTTGTGGAGTATTTGGATCATGTAGGATTAGGTCATATTCCTAGATTAACTCGTGTTGAATGGGGTGTAATAAGGAG TTCCCTTGGCAAACCACGGCGGTTTTCTGAGCAATTTTTAAAGGAAGAAAGGGAGAAGCTTAATCAATACCGGGAGTCGGTTAGAAGGCATTATGCTGAACTCCGTGCCGGTATTGGTGAAGGACTTCCAACTGATTTAGCTCGACCTCTATCGGTTGGACAACGTGTCATTGCTGTTCATCCAAAAATTAGAGAGATTCATGATGGAAGTGTGTTAACTGTTGACTATAGTAGATACCGGATTCAGTTTGACAGCCCTGAGCTAGGAGTGGAATTTGTTATG GATGTTGATTGTATGCCTTTAAACCCAATGGAAAATTTGCCTGCTTCCCTTTCAAGACAAAATGCTGCCATCCGTAAATTTGTTGAGAACTACAATGAGCTCAAAATGAATGGGCAGTCAAAAGAAAGCAAGATGGAAGAGAACATCAAGTTTATGCAATGTGATAACTTGGAGAATGCCAATAGTCCATCTCGTACTTCCCCATCAACTTTCAGTGTTGGCAATTTATCACAGCCAGTTAAG GTTGATTCATCAAGTCCTAATTTACAACTTAAAATTGGGCCTACCGAAACTGTTTATACACAAGCAATAAATTCTCAGCCTTCTGCTGTGTCGCTGGTTCAGGCAAGAGAAGCTGATGTTGAAGCACTTTCTCAGTTGACTCGTGCTCTTGATAAAAAG GAGGCCATTGTGTCTGAACTGCGACGTATGAATGATGAGGTGTTGGAAAACCAGAAAGGTGGAGACAACCATATAAAGGATTCAGATTCTTTCAAGAAGCAATATGCTGCTGTTCTCTTACAGTTGAATGAAGTCAATGAACAG GTTTCTTCTGCTCTGTTGTGCTTGAGGCAACGGAATACATATCAAGGGACCTCCTCGGGTAAGCTGCTGAATCCCTCGGGTAAAATTGGTGAGCAAGGCTCTCAGTTGAGCTCTTTTGATGCTATGCATCATGTCCAAGAATCTGTATCCCATGTAGCTGAAATTGTTGAAAGTTCAAGAAGGAAAGCTCGATCAATGGTTGATGCAGCCTTAAAG GCTATGTCATCTTTGAGAAAAGGGGGGAAAAACATTGAGAGGATTGAGGATGCAATAGATTTTGTAAATAACCAGCTTTCATTGAATGAGTTTAGTGCACCTGCTCCGAGGTCTGCGGCCCCAGTAGACTCTGTCCGTAGTCATGATAATCTGACTGCTTGTTCATCATATCCATTTGCAACTAGTCATATACCTGAGATGAAGCTGCAAAATTTGTCAGACCAAGATGAACTTAAAATCCCTTCAGACCTTATTTCGCAATGTGTAGCCACCTTGCTCATGATACAG AAATGTACAGAAAGACAGTTCCCACCAGGAGATGTTGCAGAGGTGCTAGATTCAGCAGTTACAAGTTTGAAGCCATGTTGTTCACAAAATCTACCGATTTACACAGAGATACAGAAATGTATGGGAATTATTAGGAATCAGATATTGGCATTAGTTCCCACATCATGA